The following are encoded in a window of Bacteroidota bacterium genomic DNA:
- a CDS encoding adenylate kinase — MLNIALFGPPGAGKGTQSEFLIKKYNLFYISTGDLLRKEIANHTKLGMEAQSIIASGGLVSDEIIVQIIEKTITDNPDSGGFLFDGFPRTYIQAYILEGLMLKLNTSLNCLISLVVPEDVSVSRLLNRGKTSGRSDDNETVIRNRLKEYHEKTIPVLQFYKDKGICVEVDGSRAIEEVTRSIDEIIQRELSKRLLNIVLFGYPGSGRGSHGKAIAKEYGLEYVATGEMLQQEIEKKSELGRKITELYENGQLVEDEIVVQLIEKKLANHAGVKGFIFKGFPRTLVQSYILDGLLKKHDSSIAKIIEIEVPMLELINRLDARSKTDRCMPYDTSTAKIVKRLGEHEKKTVPVIAKYNQLHGVIKIDGMGTFEEVYKRISVEVESGFKSMR, encoded by the coding sequence ATGTTGAATATCGCATTATTCGGCCCCCCGGGGGCCGGTAAAGGAACCCAATCAGAATTCCTGATAAAAAAATACAACCTCTTTTATATCTCCACAGGAGACCTGTTACGGAAGGAAATTGCAAATCACACCAAATTGGGGATGGAAGCTCAGAGCATTATTGCCTCCGGCGGATTGGTGTCGGACGAGATCATCGTTCAAATTATCGAGAAGACGATCACCGACAACCCCGATTCAGGCGGTTTCTTGTTCGACGGATTTCCCCGAACGTACATCCAGGCGTATATCCTCGAAGGCCTGATGCTGAAATTGAACACCTCGTTGAATTGTCTTATCAGTTTAGTTGTACCTGAGGATGTCTCTGTCTCGCGTTTGTTGAACAGAGGAAAAACTTCCGGGCGTTCGGATGACAACGAAACGGTCATCCGGAACAGGCTCAAAGAATACCATGAGAAGACAATTCCCGTCCTCCAGTTCTACAAGGACAAGGGGATCTGTGTCGAGGTTGACGGCAGCCGTGCGATCGAAGAGGTAACACGATCTATCGACGAGATCATCCAGCGCGAACTCAGCAAGCGGCTTCTCAATATCGTGCTCTTCGGATACCCGGGTTCGGGGAGAGGATCGCACGGCAAGGCGATTGCAAAGGAATACGGGCTTGAGTACGTGGCGACCGGCGAAATGTTGCAGCAGGAGATCGAAAAAAAATCAGAGCTCGGAAGGAAGATCACGGAGCTCTACGAAAACGGCCAATTGGTCGAAGACGAGATCGTCGTTCAATTGATCGAAAAGAAGCTCGCAAACCATGCGGGCGTTAAAGGGTTTATCTTCAAAGGATTTCCGCGGACGTTGGTTCAGTCGTATATCCTCGACGGACTCTTGAAGAAACATGATTCGTCGATCGCGAAAATCATCGAAATAGAAGTGCCGATGCTCGAGCTGATCAACCGGCTGGATGCGCGGAGCAAAACGGACCGCTGCATGCCGTATGATACCAGCACAGCCAAGATTGTCAAGCGCCTGGGAGAGCATGAGAAGAAAACTGTTCCCGTCATCGCGAAGTACAACCAGCTTCACGGCGTCATAAAGATAGACGGAATGGGAACGTTTGAGGAGGTCTATAAGAGAATTTCGGTCGAAGTCGAAAGCGGTTTCAAGAGCATGAGATAG
- a CDS encoding DUF1579 family protein, which produces MNKNILSCIALIIVLAFPAAAQFERPAFGPEQAKLAFIVGSFTTATHIPASPMAPNGADGTGTLSVKWGLDSMFVILDEQSKNDLLGNYKGHGVLGFDRRDGKYTLSMFNNFGDTPQYRGNFSGDTLVLMTKVEYPNGSFDQKLVWYKDNNAVRLKIYNDMGSGFTLSIEETSTPSADSKK; this is translated from the coding sequence ATGAACAAAAATATTTTATCCTGCATAGCTCTGATTATTGTGTTAGCATTCCCGGCAGCAGCCCAGTTCGAGAGGCCCGCGTTTGGACCCGAACAGGCGAAGCTGGCGTTTATCGTCGGCTCGTTTACCACCGCGACTCATATTCCGGCGAGTCCCATGGCTCCGAACGGAGCGGATGGAACAGGGACGTTGAGCGTGAAGTGGGGCCTTGACTCGATGTTCGTTATTCTCGACGAACAAAGCAAAAATGACCTTCTTGGAAATTACAAAGGGCACGGCGTCTTGGGGTTCGACCGCCGCGACGGGAAATACACCCTTTCGATGTTCAACAACTTTGGCGACACACCGCAGTACCGAGGCAATTTCAGCGGAGATACCCTTGTCCTGATGACCAAGGTGGAATATCCCAATGGGTCGTTTGATCAAAAATTGGTTTGGTATAAAGATAACAACGCGGTCCGGTTGAAAATCTATAACGATATGGGAAGCGGATTCACGTTGTCGATAGAAGAAACTTCCACTCCGTCCGCCGATTCAAAAAAATGA
- the ruvC gene encoding crossover junction endodeoxyribonuclease RuvC has translation MIIIGVDPGTLVTGYGVIRKNGASLTVLDVGVIRIPSVDSMPLRLRRIYSELCRVIEKFHPDEFAIETAFYSKNAQSALKIGQARGVSMLAGVNFEVPVSEYSPREIKLSVVGNGAASKEQVQFMMKNLFKLRTTPKFFDATDALAVAVCHSHRITRPRASFKSWKSFVETHPERVIMKKEKGKRRN, from the coding sequence ATGATCATCATCGGAGTCGACCCGGGCACTCTCGTTACAGGCTATGGCGTCATCAGAAAAAATGGCGCCTCGCTGACAGTGCTTGATGTCGGCGTGATCCGGATACCGTCGGTCGATTCAATGCCGCTCCGCCTGCGAAGGATCTATTCCGAGCTATGCCGCGTCATCGAGAAGTTTCATCCGGATGAATTTGCGATCGAGACGGCATTCTACAGCAAGAATGCACAATCGGCGCTAAAAATCGGACAGGCGAGGGGCGTTTCAATGCTGGCCGGGGTCAACTTTGAGGTCCCCGTTTCCGAATACTCCCCTCGTGAAATAAAATTGTCCGTCGTCGGCAACGGCGCCGCGTCCAAAGAGCAGGTCCAGTTCATGATGAAAAATCTCTTCAAATTAAGAACGACGCCGAAGTTCTTCGACGCGACTGATGCGCTGGCAGTGGCCGTCTGCCATTCTCACCGGATCACGCGGCCCCGGGCAAGCTTCAAAAGCTGGAAATCGTTCGTCGAAACACACCCCGAGAGAGTGATAATGAAGAAGGAAAAGGGAAAAAGGAGAAATTAG
- a CDS encoding GNAT family protein encodes MRILFPNIFPSELHLVEEADADRLFALIDRDRAHLRQWLPWLDGNTSAEDTYAFIRHAQEQYASKKGFQAVITYKNETAGIIGYHPIDWQNRCVMIGYWLGEDFQGKGIMTEATRILVNYAFNELLLHRVEIRCATGNTKSCAIPERLHFVKEGVIKDGEWLYDHFVDLVLYRMLVHEWHNVR; translated from the coding sequence ATGAGAATTCTATTCCCAAATATTTTCCCCTCCGAATTGCATCTCGTCGAAGAGGCCGATGCAGATAGACTCTTTGCGTTGATCGACCGGGACCGCGCGCATCTTCGTCAATGGCTCCCCTGGCTGGACGGCAATACTTCGGCCGAGGACACCTATGCATTCATTCGCCATGCGCAAGAGCAGTATGCAAGCAAAAAAGGTTTTCAAGCGGTCATCACCTATAAGAATGAAACCGCTGGGATCATCGGCTACCATCCGATCGATTGGCAAAACAGATGTGTGATGATCGGGTACTGGCTGGGGGAAGATTTTCAGGGGAAAGGAATCATGACGGAAGCAACCCGCATCCTCGTCAATTACGCCTTCAATGAACTATTGCTGCATCGCGTTGAGATCAGATGTGCGACGGGGAATACCAAGAGCTGCGCGATACCGGAGCGGCTTCACTTTGTCAAAGAGGGGGTCATCAAAGACGGGGAATGGCTCTACGATCATTTTGTGGATCTGGTGTTGTACAGAATGCTGGTTCACGAATGGCACAACGTCCGGTAG
- the dinB gene encoding DNA polymerase IV, with protein MAHQKRYIAHLDLDCFFVSVERIKDPGLNGKPVAVGGNAEGRGVVASASYEARKFGVRSAMPTRRALQLCPQLLVVGGHHKEYSEYSDKLYRRMLDFTPIVERASIDEMYLDFTGCEGLYRNDLPGVMKTMQQSVWKEFSLPCTIALASNKYIAKIGAGTVKPAGVCYIPHGEEKAFLAPLPIEVIPGIGPKTAPLLREKGFHIVADLQNVSRDRMDRLLGEIGTHLFEIANGKGPDTLAVDWDRKSISREETFAHDIGDVGQLTKILHSLSEDVCSTLRSCQWKARTVSVKIRYSDFTTLTRAVTMEPTDDDTIVHKSVTELLNGAYSKRRPLRLLGVKLSNFVGKVEEDLTLFPADGKRSQMFTAVDRLRKKFGDDVIHVGG; from the coding sequence ATGGCGCATCAAAAAAGATATATTGCCCACCTTGACCTCGACTGTTTCTTCGTTTCAGTGGAACGCATAAAGGATCCGGGCCTTAACGGCAAACCGGTTGCGGTCGGGGGGAACGCGGAGGGGAGGGGAGTGGTTGCTTCCGCATCGTACGAAGCCCGAAAGTTCGGCGTCCGTTCTGCCATGCCGACCCGGCGCGCTCTTCAACTATGCCCACAACTCCTGGTCGTCGGGGGACATCACAAAGAGTACAGCGAATATTCTGACAAGCTCTACCGGCGGATGCTGGATTTTACCCCCATTGTGGAGAGGGCCTCGATCGACGAGATGTATTTGGATTTTACCGGATGCGAAGGCTTGTACAGGAACGATCTCCCCGGTGTGATGAAGACAATGCAGCAATCAGTGTGGAAGGAATTTTCTCTTCCGTGTACCATTGCGTTGGCTTCAAATAAATATATCGCAAAGATCGGGGCCGGTACGGTAAAACCGGCGGGGGTTTGTTACATTCCTCACGGTGAAGAAAAAGCATTTCTTGCCCCTCTCCCGATTGAAGTCATCCCGGGAATCGGCCCGAAGACTGCTCCGTTGCTGCGAGAAAAAGGGTTTCACATTGTCGCTGATCTGCAGAATGTTTCGCGTGACCGCATGGATCGGTTGTTAGGGGAAATTGGAACTCATCTTTTTGAGATCGCCAACGGTAAAGGGCCGGATACGCTTGCGGTCGATTGGGACAGAAAGAGCATCAGCAGGGAAGAAACATTCGCGCACGATATCGGGGATGTCGGTCAGCTTACAAAAATTCTTCATTCGTTGTCGGAAGACGTCTGTTCAACACTGCGCTCCTGTCAATGGAAAGCGCGCACGGTCTCGGTAAAAATCCGTTATTCCGATTTTACGACGCTCACACGCGCCGTGACAATGGAACCCACCGACGACGATACCATTGTCCACAAATCCGTCACCGAATTGCTGAACGGAGCGTATTCGAAGCGAAGGCCGTTGAGGCTGTTAGGGGTCAAGCTCTCAAATTTTGTCGGGAAAGTCGAGGAAGACCTTACGCTTTTTCCCGCGGACGGCAAACGGTCACAGATGTTTACTGCCGTCGATAGACTGCGTAAAAAATTTGGGGATGACGTGATTCATGTGGGAGGCTGA
- a CDS encoding aspartate/glutamate racemase family protein gives MKTIGLIGGTSWISTVEYYRIINQLTNERLGGLNSAKILLYSINFEDFKPPSDPNGWGPVVETLTGIARRLEHAGADCLLLCANTPHMAAAGVQKNIRIPLIHIAEVTSQEIAKQKLSTVGLLGTKYTMELPFFKTKLLEHNICPLVPGDKERIDINASIYGELGKGVFKPETKEKYLRIIEDLKKKGAQGVILACTEIPLLLKQSDCDIPVFDTTAIHARSAVDFALSDEQMKN, from the coding sequence GTGAAAACCATCGGACTTATCGGGGGAACAAGCTGGATCTCCACGGTTGAATATTATAGAATCATCAATCAACTGACCAACGAACGGCTCGGCGGCCTCAATTCAGCAAAAATTCTCCTCTACTCGATCAACTTTGAAGATTTCAAGCCCCCGTCTGACCCCAACGGATGGGGACCCGTTGTCGAGACGCTGACCGGCATTGCAAGAAGGCTCGAGCATGCCGGAGCGGATTGTCTGCTCCTGTGTGCCAACACGCCGCATATGGCCGCCGCCGGCGTTCAGAAAAATATTCGCATCCCGTTGATCCACATTGCCGAAGTCACCTCTCAAGAGATAGCGAAACAAAAGTTGTCTACAGTGGGGCTCCTCGGAACAAAGTACACGATGGAGCTTCCGTTCTTCAAGACAAAACTGCTCGAGCACAATATCTGCCCCCTTGTCCCTGGTGACAAAGAACGAATTGATATCAATGCTTCAATTTACGGCGAATTGGGAAAAGGGGTTTTCAAGCCGGAAACAAAAGAGAAGTACCTCCGTATCATCGAGGACTTGAAGAAGAAAGGCGCTCAAGGAGTGATCCTCGCTTGTACCGAGATTCCCCTGCTCCTTAAGCAGAGCGATTGTGACATTCCTGTTTTTGACACCACTGCCATCCACGCCCGATCCGCGGTTGATTTTGCTCTTAGCGATGAGCAGATGAAAAATTAA
- a CDS encoding YebC/PmpR family DNA-binding transcriptional regulator, whose translation MSGHSKWATIKRKKAVTDSRRGKIFTQIIKEITIAAKSGGGDPAGNPRLRLAIDKAKSSNMPADNIKRAIMKGTGELPGVSYEDVTYEGYGPGGVALIIESVTDNKNRTVSEIRHLLERNNGKLGASGSVAWMFHNKGTIRAPKGGMSEDDMLSIVLDAGADDLRIDGDSFEITTSPETFEAVKKAIEDKHIAIEEAEIHKVPENTVKVEGPEAEKVLKLMEALEEHDDTQHVYANFDIDEKILATFGN comes from the coding sequence ATGTCCGGTCATTCGAAATGGGCGACAATCAAAAGGAAGAAAGCGGTCACCGACTCACGGCGCGGAAAAATTTTCACGCAAATCATCAAAGAAATTACGATCGCTGCAAAATCCGGGGGAGGCGATCCGGCCGGCAACCCGCGCCTCCGTTTGGCGATCGATAAAGCCAAGTCCAGCAATATGCCCGCAGACAACATCAAGCGAGCCATCATGAAAGGAACGGGCGAACTTCCCGGGGTTTCGTACGAAGACGTAACGTATGAAGGCTACGGACCGGGAGGCGTCGCGCTCATCATCGAGTCGGTCACCGATAACAAGAACAGGACGGTCTCCGAAATCCGGCATCTGCTCGAACGAAACAACGGAAAATTAGGCGCGAGCGGCTCCGTCGCCTGGATGTTCCACAACAAAGGGACGATCCGTGCGCCGAAGGGGGGAATGTCAGAGGATGACATGCTCTCCATCGTGCTGGACGCGGGGGCGGACGATCTCCGGATCGACGGCGATTCGTTCGAAATAACGACATCTCCCGAAACGTTCGAAGCGGTAAAAAAGGCGATTGAAGACAAGCACATTGCCATCGAAGAAGCGGAGATCCATAAGGTGCCCGAAAATACCGTGAAGGTTGAAGGACCGGAGGCAGAAAAAGTTCTCAAGCTGATGGAAGCCCTCGAAGAACACGACGATACCCAGCACGTCTATGCTAATTTTGACATCGACGAGAAAATTTTGGCGACCTTTGGCAACTGA
- a CDS encoding prolyl oligopeptidase family serine peptidase, with protein sequence MPKLLADSAKLVFVLHGSGMEARGMQVLTGGEFDRIADRQKDIIVVYPQAYGRYWNDCRKSATYDARKLHIDDIAFFEAMVKYFKDHYAVDDQQVFAAGYSNGAQMCFKLAKERPGMFKGFAAVAANLPAETNDDCVESHQPVSMLLLNGTSDPINPYNGGMVKAGDGKERGPVMSTDQTLHYWLVVDKGDSTAPKEFDFPDINTKDKSTAVEYTYDCVESGKKVVLVKVINGGHIFMNTGFRFWPRVLGNVNKDISAPQVIMEFFAGMK encoded by the coding sequence GTGCCAAAGCTTTTGGCGGATTCCGCGAAACTCGTTTTTGTGCTTCACGGTTCGGGAATGGAAGCCAGGGGAATGCAGGTCTTGACCGGCGGAGAGTTCGACAGAATTGCCGACAGGCAGAAAGACATCATTGTCGTTTATCCGCAAGCGTACGGCCGTTACTGGAATGACTGCCGGAAATCCGCCACGTACGACGCAAGAAAGCTCCATATTGACGATATTGCCTTCTTCGAAGCCATGGTAAAGTATTTCAAAGATCATTATGCGGTCGACGACCAACAAGTGTTTGCAGCGGGTTATTCGAACGGTGCACAGATGTGCTTCAAGCTCGCGAAAGAGCGGCCGGGAATGTTTAAGGGCTTTGCGGCCGTTGCCGCTAATCTCCCGGCAGAAACGAACGATGATTGCGTCGAAAGTCATCAGCCGGTTTCAATGCTTCTTCTCAACGGCACTTCGGACCCGATCAACCCGTACAACGGCGGAATGGTCAAAGCGGGGGATGGCAAAGAGCGCGGTCCGGTGATGTCTACAGATCAAACATTGCATTACTGGCTTGTCGTCGACAAGGGCGATTCAACCGCGCCGAAGGAATTTGATTTCCCGGATATCAACACAAAGGATAAGTCGACCGCTGTCGAATATACGTACGATTGTGTCGAATCGGGAAAGAAAGTTGTTCTGGTGAAAGTTATCAACGGGGGGCATATTTTTATGAATACGGGCTTCCGTTTCTGGCCGAGAGTCTTAGGCAATGTGAATAAAGATATCAGCGCGCCGCAGGTCATCATGGAGTTTTTTGCCGGTATGAAGTAA
- the ruvA gene encoding Holliday junction branch migration protein RuvA produces the protein MFSHLKGILSHKSPTEIVVDVNGVGYAVSIPLSTFEKLGEAGAAVTILTHTHVREDALQLFGFATELEREMFRLLISVSGIGPKIAQGILSGIQPGELQILIGQGNVSALTAIPGVGRKTAERLIVELRDKIAKGDAIPHTAGSPDAGHEIRAEALMALISLGYNRGSAEKAIRAALQGLNGKTPTIQELLKHALKSAGK, from the coding sequence ATGTTCAGCCATCTCAAAGGAATCCTCTCTCACAAGTCCCCGACTGAAATTGTCGTTGACGTCAACGGCGTCGGCTACGCCGTCAGCATTCCTTTGTCCACGTTCGAAAAGCTTGGAGAGGCCGGCGCCGCGGTGACGATCCTAACGCACACGCACGTACGTGAGGATGCGCTGCAGCTCTTCGGCTTTGCCACTGAACTCGAAAGGGAAATGTTCCGACTTCTGATTTCAGTCTCGGGAATCGGACCAAAAATTGCTCAGGGGATCTTGTCCGGGATCCAGCCGGGGGAATTGCAGATTCTGATTGGACAGGGAAATGTTTCAGCACTCACTGCAATTCCCGGAGTGGGAAGGAAAACTGCGGAACGGTTGATCGTTGAATTGCGAGACAAGATCGCCAAGGGGGATGCCATCCCGCACACGGCGGGTTCGCCGGATGCGGGGCATGAAATCCGCGCCGAGGCATTAATGGCGCTCATTTCTCTCGGATACAACCGCGGTTCAGCAGAGAAGGCCATACGGGCGGCACTCCAGGGATTAAACGGAAAGACGCCGACGATTCAGGAACTGCTGAAGCACGCATTGAAATCTGCCGGCAAGTGA
- a CDS encoding YdeI/OmpD-associated family protein has translation MGKKDKRVDLYIAKSAGFARPILAHLRQLVHSTCPDVEETIKWGFPHFMYKGMLCSMASFKRHCAFTLWKASVMADSKMHLSKVGKTSMGQFGQLTSLKDLPSDNIIIAYVKEGMRLNDEGVRAPVKSRDLGKKSLKVPEDFRKALAANKKALQTFEGFSYTNKKEYVEWVAGAKTGETRAKRLATSIEWLSKGKVRNWKYLRKS, from the coding sequence ATGGGAAAAAAAGACAAGAGAGTGGATCTTTACATCGCAAAATCTGCAGGTTTCGCCAGGCCGATTCTTGCGCATCTTCGGCAGCTCGTACACAGCACTTGCCCCGACGTCGAGGAGACCATCAAATGGGGATTTCCGCATTTTATGTACAAAGGGATGTTGTGCAGCATGGCATCGTTCAAGCGCCACTGCGCTTTTACACTTTGGAAAGCCTCCGTCATGGCTGATTCAAAAATGCATCTTTCAAAGGTCGGGAAGACCTCCATGGGACAATTCGGACAACTGACCTCGCTCAAGGATCTCCCTTCTGACAACATCATCATCGCATATGTGAAGGAAGGAATGAGGCTCAACGACGAGGGGGTGAGAGCCCCGGTCAAATCAAGAGATCTCGGGAAGAAATCGTTGAAGGTTCCGGAGGATTTCAGAAAGGCTCTTGCGGCAAATAAAAAAGCCCTTCAAACATTCGAGGGATTCAGCTACACGAACAAAAAAGAATATGTCGAATGGGTTGCCGGTGCGAAGACAGGCGAGACCAGAGCCAAACGCCTTGCAACGTCGATCGAATGGCTGTCGAAAGGGAAAGTACGCAACTGGAAATATTTGCGGAAATCATGA
- a CDS encoding M13 family metallopeptidase, whose product MKPIIVAAFLALGASVLSAQSGPQMKESDALASHIDSTVRAQDDFFLFANGKWFKENPIPPSEPFNGLWQMIQDTINAQIRNVCESSAALNNAEKGSNRQKIGDFFFTGMDSTTLNKKGLADLKSDFDMIDGIKSLDGIAKAVEYIHAVAGSPAFGFGVGQDDRISSKNAVFIWQGGLSLPDRNFYFDTDSRALMIRQKFLAHLYNVFRIIGDDSAAASRAAVRVMELETAIAKASRKREDTRDPLKNYHKISYTQLKESTPNFDWTIFMNAAGLKNVDTVIVGQPEFLTAVDGYLRSFSLDDWRNYLKYHLVRGLSRYLDDRTYLEAFSFYSTTLRGIEEPKPRWKRVVEETDGSLGELIGQVYAAEYLPKGTKEKLLEIGNAIKAVYAERIKQLDWMSAATKEKALKKLNAIIMKVGYPDKWKDLSTLQIDRSSFVRNAMNANRWEFEYMIAKFGKPVDRTEWDMEPQTYNAYYNSSNNEIVVPGCNIIVSGYEHVLADDAILYSVIGGSTFGHEITHGFDDQGSKYDEFGNLNNWWTSDDSAKFYAKTRMIVRQFDDYVAVDSLHINGELTQGENIADLGGIMMGYEAFKKTSQYKEHQMIAGLTPDQRFFLGYALAWVVNERPEAVANQVRSNEHSPAKFRVIGPLTNMPEFYATFGIKPGDPMWRSDSVRVKIW is encoded by the coding sequence ATGAAACCAATTATCGTTGCTGCTTTTCTCGCACTTGGAGCTTCCGTTCTTTCCGCTCAGTCCGGACCGCAAATGAAGGAGTCCGATGCGCTCGCATCGCATATCGACTCGACTGTCCGGGCGCAAGATGACTTCTTCCTGTTTGCCAACGGAAAATGGTTCAAAGAGAATCCCATTCCGCCAAGTGAACCGTTCAACGGCCTGTGGCAGATGATCCAGGATACGATCAACGCCCAGATCCGCAACGTCTGCGAATCCTCTGCGGCGCTGAACAATGCCGAAAAAGGGAGCAACAGGCAAAAGATCGGTGACTTTTTTTTCACGGGAATGGACAGCACGACCCTGAACAAAAAGGGGCTTGCAGATCTGAAAAGCGATTTTGACATGATCGACGGCATAAAAAGTTTGGATGGAATCGCAAAAGCCGTCGAGTATATCCATGCCGTTGCCGGCTCGCCCGCCTTCGGGTTCGGTGTCGGCCAGGATGACAGGATCAGCAGCAAGAATGCGGTCTTTATCTGGCAGGGAGGATTAAGCCTGCCCGACCGGAATTTTTATTTTGACACCGATTCGCGTGCCTTGATGATCAGGCAGAAGTTCCTTGCCCATCTGTACAACGTGTTCAGGATCATCGGCGACGACAGCGCTGCAGCAAGCCGCGCCGCCGTCCGCGTGATGGAACTGGAAACGGCAATTGCCAAAGCCTCCCGCAAAAGAGAGGATACCCGCGATCCTCTGAAGAACTATCATAAGATATCCTATACGCAGCTGAAAGAATCTACTCCGAATTTTGATTGGACGATCTTTATGAACGCGGCGGGGTTGAAGAATGTCGATACGGTCATTGTCGGCCAGCCGGAATTTTTGACGGCGGTCGACGGCTACCTCAGGTCGTTCTCGCTTGACGACTGGAGGAACTATCTCAAGTACCATCTCGTCCGGGGGCTGTCGCGTTACCTCGACGACAGGACATACCTCGAAGCATTCAGTTTCTACTCGACGACATTGCGCGGTATTGAGGAACCGAAGCCCCGGTGGAAACGCGTCGTGGAAGAAACCGACGGTTCGCTTGGCGAGCTGATCGGCCAGGTCTATGCTGCGGAGTATTTGCCGAAAGGGACAAAAGAGAAGCTGCTCGAAATCGGAAACGCCATCAAAGCGGTCTACGCAGAGCGGATCAAGCAGCTGGATTGGATGAGCGCCGCGACGAAGGAAAAGGCGCTGAAAAAGCTCAACGCGATCATTATGAAGGTCGGATATCCGGACAAATGGAAGGATCTGAGCACACTGCAGATCGACCGCTCGTCATTCGTCCGCAACGCGATGAACGCCAACCGATGGGAGTTCGAGTACATGATCGCGAAATTCGGGAAGCCGGTCGACCGGACAGAATGGGACATGGAGCCGCAGACCTACAACGCGTACTATAATTCATCCAACAATGAGATCGTTGTACCCGGCTGCAATATTATCGTGTCGGGGTATGAACACGTCCTGGCCGATGATGCGATTCTCTATTCCGTGATCGGTGGCTCCACATTCGGCCATGAGATCACGCACGGGTTCGACGATCAGGGGAGCAAGTATGATGAATTCGGCAACCTGAACAACTGGTGGACATCCGACGACAGCGCAAAGTTCTATGCAAAGACAAGGATGATCGTCAGGCAATTCGACGATTACGTCGCCGTCGATAGTTTGCATATCAACGGCGAGTTGACACAGGGAGAAAATATCGCCGACCTCGGCGGCATTATGATGGGCTACGAGGCATTCAAAAAAACTTCTCAATACAAAGAGCATCAGATGATCGCCGGATTGACCCCTGACCAGCGGTTCTTCCTCGGCTATGCTCTCGCATGGGTGGTGAACGAACGCCCTGAAGCGGTCGCAAACCAGGTTCGCAGCAACGAGCATTCGCCCGCGAAATTCCGCGTCATCGGCCCGCTGACGAACATGCCGGAATTTTACGCGACGTTCGGGATCAAACCGGGCGATCCGATGTGGCGGTCGGACAGCGTGCGGGTGAAGATCTGGTGA
- a CDS encoding DUF1569 domain-containing protein, whose amino-acid sequence MKSLFNSADNKEIIDRVEHLSPVSQAKWGTMNVSQMLAHAQQPLKVAFGDMRLRLSVAGFFFGKIAKRKLAKDEPWGKALPTDKHFVVVEQKDFDEEKKNLLRSVRRFAEQGPSGIVNDLHPFFGKLTTDEWDRLMWNHLDHHLRQFGV is encoded by the coding sequence ATGAAAAGCCTTTTTAATTCGGCCGACAACAAAGAAATTATCGACCGCGTTGAGCATTTATCGCCGGTGTCTCAGGCCAAATGGGGGACGATGAATGTCTCTCAAATGCTGGCGCACGCGCAGCAGCCGTTGAAGGTCGCGTTCGGTGATATGCGACTGAGGCTTTCGGTGGCGGGGTTCTTCTTCGGGAAAATTGCAAAAAGAAAGTTAGCGAAGGATGAGCCGTGGGGAAAAGCTTTGCCGACCGACAAACACTTCGTCGTCGTGGAGCAGAAGGACTTCGATGAAGAAAAGAAGAATCTCCTTCGATCCGTCCGGCGGTTCGCCGAACAAGGGCCGAGCGGGATTGTCAACGATCTGCACCCGTTCTTCGGCAAGCTTACCACCGATGAATGGGACCGGCTGATGTGGAACCACCTTGACCACCATCTCAGACAATTCGGCGTGTAG
- a CDS encoding redoxin domain-containing protein: protein MKTKFLYLLLAAPLVAAGMKFVSKADESPLVGMKAPELQSGSWINSTPLRLSGLHGKVVVLEFWTFGCVNCRNTIPHVREWFKKFNGNGVAIIGVHTPEFDAEKSLSGLDHAIKELGIEYAVVTDNDDRTWDAYGQEYWPTVYVIDKKGIVRYIHVGEGNYDETEQTIKSLLSEPG, encoded by the coding sequence ATGAAAACCAAATTTTTATATCTTCTCCTTGCTGCGCCCCTGGTTGCTGCGGGAATGAAGTTTGTTTCAAAGGCTGACGAGAGCCCCTTGGTCGGGATGAAAGCGCCGGAACTTCAATCGGGGAGCTGGATCAATTCAACACCGTTGCGCCTGAGCGGTCTTCACGGCAAGGTCGTTGTGTTGGAATTCTGGACCTTTGGATGCGTTAATTGCCGAAACACTATTCCGCACGTGAGGGAATGGTTTAAGAAATTTAACGGCAACGGCGTTGCGATCATCGGCGTGCATACGCCCGAGTTCGATGCTGAAAAATCTTTGTCCGGTCTTGATCACGCGATCAAGGAATTAGGCATCGAATACGCCGTCGTCACCGACAACGACGATAGAACATGGGATGCGTACGGACAGGAATACTGGCCGACGGTATACGTGATCGACAAAAAGGGGATCGTTCGTTACATTCACGTCGGAGAAGGAAATTATGACGAGACCGAGCAAACAATTAAATCACTCCTTTCTGAACCGGGCTGA